Within uncultured Methanoregula sp., the genomic segment GGCTTTTCCACGATCTCGCTCACTTTCTCGGCAATCTCCGGGATGATGGCGCAGACGGCCCGGGCCCGGTCCTCGGCAAGCTTGCCCTTGTCCCGGCGGGAGACAAAGAGCTTGAGATCGCGGCCAAGGTCCTGGAGCGCGAGCACGATCTCCTTCTCGATCTCCGGAATACTTGCTATCGCGTCCTTGCTCTCGCTCGTGAACGGCACGTTCGTAGAGGCAACGTGGACAAGGATCAGGATAGGCCCCGTGGGGAGCCCCTGCTGCGATATGTTGTAGGATTTCCAGTTCACCCGCGAGATGCAGTCCGTGATAGCGCAGGCGCCCTGCTGGTACATGAGCGGGACACGGTTGGCAAACCGGAGGATGATCGCGTTACCTTCCGCGGGAAGTTTCCCGCCATAGCCTATCGCGGCCTCGACCATGAACGAGTGGCCGGAGAAGACGGAGCTCGGGCGGGTGCGGGCGGCGACAAAATCCATCTGGAACTCCTTGTCAAGGCCGCGCCGGATCAGTTCCTCGCCTATGGGAGATAGGCACTGGGATGACGGGGGAGCCGGGACTGCGACCGCCTGCATGGCCCCGAGCAGCGCCTTGAGCTGCTCGGTCGTAAGCCCGCTCACCTTGAGAGTCCCCTTGAGACCAGCCTGGTCGCACATGTCCTGCGCGGATTTCTTGCCTACCCGGCTGAACCCGTTGACCAGGAAATCCAGGAGTTTCTCCTCGCTTGCAGCAGCCATGCGCTTGAGCTGGCCGAACTCGATACCGTGGGGATGGGGCTGGATGGCAACCGGGCAGGCGATAACTTCCTGGCTCACCCGCTCGAACGTGAACGCCTCGTCGTCGAGTTCCACCCGGAACCGGGCATGGGGGTTGACAACCGAAGTGTAGCGGAGGTACTCGATGAGTTTCTTCTTGGCCGCCATCGTGCTCTTGAACTCGATCTGCACGCGGGTGCCGTGGATCCGGTCCCATTCGAACGGCCCCTGGGATATGATATCCGGCTCGTTCGTCTCGATCTTGATCTGGATATCGAACTTGTACGCCGGCTCCTTGTGCCCGGTACGGGAGATGACAACCGTCGGGAGACCGCTGGTCAGCTGGGCATAGAGGACTGCTGCGGATATGCCGATACCCTGCTGCCCCCGGGTCTGGCGGATCTGGTGGAACCGCGAGCCGTAGAGAAGTTTTCCGAACACAAAGGGAATCTGGGCCGGCACGATGCCCGGGCCATTGTCCTCGACAATGATCCGGAAGAGATCGGTGCCGGTCTTTTTGATGCTGATAAAAATGTCCGGGAGGACCTGCGCTTCCTCGCAGGCATCCAGCGCATTGTCCACCGCTTCCTTGATGGTGGTGATGACCCCGCGCGTGGGGGAGTCGAAGCCGAGCAGGTGCTTGTTCTTCTCGAAAAATTCCGCTACACTGATACTGCGCTGCTGCTTTGCGAGCTCATCAGCGAGCACCATGGGCACGCACCTCGGCAATGGCTGCTTCGAGTCTGACCGTCTTCTGTTCGCCGGTGTGGAGGTTCTTGAGCGTGATCTCGCCCGTCCCGGCTTCCCGCTTGCCGATGACAACCGCAAAATCCGCGGACTTGGCTGCGTGGGCCAGCTGGGCGCCGAGTCCCCGCTCCATGAGATCCATCTCGGTGCGGATGCCGGCATCGCGGAAAGCTCTGCTGACGGCAAGCGCCCGCTGCCGTCCCTCGCTTGTGCAGGCAAGCCCGACAATGGTATCCTTCTTCGCCGTTGTCTCGCCAAGGGAGACCATCACCCGGTCAAACCCG encodes:
- a CDS encoding DNA topoisomerase VI subunit B, which encodes MVLADELAKQQRSISVAEFFEKNKHLLGFDSPTRGVITTIKEAVDNALDACEEAQVLPDIFISIKKTGTDLFRIIVEDNGPGIVPAQIPFVFGKLLYGSRFHQIRQTRGQQGIGISAAVLYAQLTSGLPTVVISRTGHKEPAYKFDIQIKIETNEPDIISQGPFEWDRIHGTRVQIEFKSTMAAKKKLIEYLRYTSVVNPHARFRVELDDEAFTFERVSQEVIACPVAIQPHPHGIEFGQLKRMAAASEEKLLDFLVNGFSRVGKKSAQDMCDQAGLKGTLKVSGLTTEQLKALLGAMQAVAVPAPPSSQCLSPIGEELIRRGLDKEFQMDFVAARTRPSSVFSGHSFMVEAAIGYGGKLPAEGNAIILRFANRVPLMYQQGACAITDCISRVNWKSYNISQQGLPTGPILILVHVASTNVPFTSESKDAIASIPEIEKEIVLALQDLGRDLKLFVSRRDKGKLAEDRARAVCAIIPEIAEKVSEIVEKPLVDTTPIEGKLMRKLIVKKGTRDGKVTIELANYSSFDGEITIYDISADNAADANLKADFVSEMDGQFTKVWKIVVPPKDAARISYPGKGGGILEIRGIDDNKKMVVDLDV